The proteins below come from a single Eubacterium limosum genomic window:
- a CDS encoding DUF5361 domain-containing protein, with amino-acid sequence MEHHLLARIADTLSYFFWSTTVDGMNGRNQPECRKTEAKGEGKTVEECQEILHRKRVTENGN; translated from the coding sequence GTGGAGCACCATTTGCTGGCAAGGATTGCGGACACCTTGTCTTATTTTTTTTGGTCTACAACTGTGGATGGCATGAATGGGCGCAACCAACCGGAGTGCCGGAAAACCGAAGCAAAAGGCGAAGGAAAAACCGTTGAGGAGTGCCAAGAAATATTACACAGAAAGAGGGTGACGGAGAATGGCAACTGA